In the Oscillospiraceae bacterium genome, GGCCAGTTTGGGCACGATGGCGATGTCGTCGGTATCGCGCACGCCCAGCAGGATGACAAGCCCGGGGCCGATGGGCCGGGGCTCTCCGCCGTTGACGGCCACGCTGGCACGGGTCACGCGCTGAATGACTGCTCGCATAAATAATAACTCCTTATATCAGTTGCGGTTCACGCTGACAACATCCTTGACCTTTTTCAGGCGGGCGACCACGCTGTTCAGGTGTTCGGTGTTGGTGATGCCCACGGTCACGCTCATGCGGGCGCGGCCCTGCTCGGCCGAGCGGGCGGTCAGCGAGTAGATGGGCACCCGCATATCACCCAGCGCCAGCGCCACGTCAGACAACAGGTTCGCACGGTCCATGCACAGCAGATCCAGCGTAGCTTTGTAGTTTTCCTTGGCATCGTCGGCCCAGTAGGCGTTCACCCAGCGGTCGGCGTTCTCGCCCTGGCGCATGCTCTCCCGCACGTTGGCGCAATCCTTTTTGTGGATGGACACGCCGAAGCCGCGGGTGACGAAACCGATGATCTCATCGCCGGGCAGCGGAGAGCAGCACTTGGCAAACTTGATGGGGCAGTTGTCGATGCCCTCGACGACGACGCCGTCGGTGGAGTGCATCCGCTTGATATCCACGGTCACAGGCTTGACCTCGGTGGCCTTGAGCTTGGTGTACTCCTCTTTCAGTTTGGGCAGCATACGGCTGATCTGCAAACCGCCGTAGCCGATGGCCGCATACATCTCATCCACCGAGTTGCAGTGGTTGCGGCGGGCCAGCGCCTCCATAAAGGTCTCGTGCTGCTCATCGGTCATCGACATGAGGTTGCGGCGCAGCTCGCGTTCCAGTGCCTCGCGTCCCTCCTGGATATTCTCTTCCCTGCGTTCTTTCTTGAACCAGTTGCGGATCTTGTTCTTGGCTTCGCTGGTCTTTACAATGTTCAGCCAGTCGCGGCTGGGGCCGCGGTTTTCAGGGCCGGTGATGATTTCGATGATCTCGCCGGTCTGCACCTTATGATCGATGGGCACGATGCGGTTGTTGACCTTGGCGCCGACCATGCGGTTGCCAACGGCGGAATGAATGGCGTAGGCAAAGTCGATCGCAGTGGCACCGGCGGGCAGGTTGATGACGTCGCCCCGCGGGGTAAAAGCAAACACTTCCTCCGGCAGCAGGTCGCTCTTAATGTCGCTGAGCAGGTCGGTGGCATCGGCGCTGGAGCGCTGGCTTTCTAACAGCTGGCGCACCCATGCCAGGCGCTCGTCCAGCTTATCACTGCTGCCGTTGGTGATTCCTGCCTTGTACTTCCAGTGGGCGGCGATGCCGTACTCGGCCATGCGGTCCATATCCCAGGTGCGGATCTGCACCTCAAAGGGGATGGCCTCGCGGCCGATGACGGTGGTATGCAGGCTCTGGTAGCCGTTTGGTTTTGGCGTAGAGATGTAATCTTTAAAGCGGTTAGGCAGCGGGTGGTACATGTCGTGGATGAGGCCCAGCGCGTTATAACACTCGGACACATTCTCGAGGATGATGCGCACGGCGTAAATATCGTAGATCTCCTCGAAATCCTTATTCTGCATGTACATCTTGCGGTAGATGCCGTAGATGCTCTTGACGCGGTGGCGGATGGTGGCTTTCTGGATACCGTTTTCCGCCAGATGCTTGGCAATGGTGTGGCAGACCGTGTGCAGAAACTCATCGCCGTGCTTGTTCAGCAGGTCGCGGATGGTTTCGTAGCCCACGGGGTCCAGGTAGTGCAGGCTGCGGTCCTCCAGCTCCTCCTTGATATTGCTGATGCCCAGGCGGTGGGCAATGGGGGCGTAGACCTCCATCGTTTCCAGCGCCTTATCGCGGCGCTTCTGCTCCGGCCAGGCGTCGCCGGTGCGCATATTGTGCAGCCGGTCGCACAGTTTAATGATCATCACGCGGACATCCTGACTCATGGCCAGCAGCATCTTGCGCAGGTTCTCGGCCTGGCGGTCCTCGACATTGGAGAATTTGATCTGGGTCAGTTTGGTGACGCCGTCCACCAGCAGAGCCACATCGGGGCCGAATTTTTGCTTGATTTCGGCCACCGTGACGGGGGTATCCTCGGCCACATCGTGCATCAGGGCGGCGGCGATGCTCTCGCTGTCCATACCCAGTTCCACCAGAATGGACGCCACCGACAACGGATGGCAGATATACGGCTCGCCGCTGCGGCGGCGCTGACCGCCGTGGGCTTTCTCGGCCAATGCGTAGGCACGGTCGATCATATCGAAATCATAGGGGCGGCCGCTGTCTACCAGCGACTGCTTTAAGTCCTCATAGGTGATGGGCATTTTTACATCACCGGTTTGGGTGTTTTCCATATGAGATTCCCCTTTTGCAATTTATTCCTCTTTCACGCGAGAGTGTAGGAGTCGATGCTTGCATCGACCCGCGGGCGGGTGACAAGCACCCGCCCCTACAGGATGTCACTTAACAACTGCTGCCAGCTTTTGCAGGATCGGCGCGCTGGCCAGGTCCTGCTTGGTGGTTACCGGCACGGGCAGCCAATGGCCGTTCTGCTCCTGGATCAGCCCCAGTTCGTGCAGGGCGGCCAGGCTGGTCAGGGTCTTGCCGGTGTTCTCCGGCCCTTGGGCGGCAAACACAGGCTGCAGATCGCCCGAGGCGACCTGCCCGCCCCGGATGCGCTTGTACAGCATCACGGTGTCGGCACGGTCGGGCAGCAGCGCGGCGGCGCGGGCGGGTTCCAGTGTGCCGCCGGTGCGAAACGCCTCGAACCAGGCAGCCTGCTCGCTGGGCAGATTGCCCAGCCCCGCGGGGCGGATGGCCCGCAGATGGGCCGAGACCATCGGCCCGCTGCGCCCGGTAAAGATCGAAACTTCCAGCGCGGCTTCCACCGCTGTGCCCACCGGGTAGGCAAAAGTCGACGGTGCTACGCCGAAGATTGAGGCAAACAGGGTATCGTTGCCCTGGCGCAGCCGCACCCGGGTGTGGCGTCCCTCGGCACCCATAGGCCAGATACC is a window encoding:
- a CDS encoding bifunctional (p)ppGpp synthetase/guanosine-3',5'-bis(diphosphate) 3'-pyrophosphohydrolase encodes the protein MENTQTGDVKMPITYEDLKQSLVDSGRPYDFDMIDRAYALAEKAHGGQRRRSGEPYICHPLSVASILVELGMDSESIAAALMHDVAEDTPVTVAEIKQKFGPDVALLVDGVTKLTQIKFSNVEDRQAENLRKMLLAMSQDVRVMIIKLCDRLHNMRTGDAWPEQKRRDKALETMEVYAPIAHRLGISNIKEELEDRSLHYLDPVGYETIRDLLNKHGDEFLHTVCHTIAKHLAENGIQKATIRHRVKSIYGIYRKMYMQNKDFEEIYDIYAVRIILENVSECYNALGLIHDMYHPLPNRFKDYISTPKPNGYQSLHTTVIGREAIPFEVQIRTWDMDRMAEYGIAAHWKYKAGITNGSSDKLDERLAWVRQLLESQRSSADATDLLSDIKSDLLPEEVFAFTPRGDVINLPAGATAIDFAYAIHSAVGNRMVGAKVNNRIVPIDHKVQTGEIIEIITGPENRGPSRDWLNIVKTSEAKNKIRNWFKKERREENIQEGREALERELRRNLMSMTDEQHETFMEALARRNHCNSVDEMYAAIGYGGLQISRMLPKLKEEYTKLKATEVKPVTVDIKRMHSTDGVVVEGIDNCPIKFAKCCSPLPGDEIIGFVTRGFGVSIHKKDCANVRESMRQGENADRWVNAYWADDAKENYKATLDLLCMDRANLLSDVALALGDMRVPIYSLTARSAEQGRARMSVTVGITNTEHLNSVVARLKKVKDVVSVNRN